A region of Modestobacter marinus DNA encodes the following proteins:
- a CDS encoding GNAT family N-acetyltransferase produces the protein MTGTTPATRITELPAGWMREHLHEALAIYGAAMGYGDSVVAGRYGYAVQHTEREGFRAVGAFAEVRQDDGTVGERLVGFGYGYVVAPGQWWHDQVRNALDRRTAKQWLPGAFEVCELHVHPDRQSQGLGRQLLHALLADLPQPAALLSTPDTDTKAFRLYHADGFVDLARGYHFPGDARPFAILGARLPLTRPAGKG, from the coding sequence ATGACCGGCACCACCCCCGCCACCCGGATCACCGAGCTGCCCGCCGGCTGGATGCGCGAGCACCTGCACGAGGCGCTGGCGATCTACGGGGCGGCGATGGGCTACGGCGACTCCGTCGTCGCCGGGCGGTACGGCTACGCCGTCCAGCACACCGAGCGGGAGGGGTTCCGCGCCGTCGGCGCCTTCGCCGAGGTGCGGCAGGACGACGGCACGGTCGGCGAGCGGCTGGTCGGCTTCGGCTACGGCTACGTCGTCGCCCCCGGCCAGTGGTGGCACGACCAGGTCCGCAACGCCCTGGACCGCCGGACGGCGAAGCAGTGGCTGCCCGGCGCGTTCGAGGTGTGCGAGCTGCACGTGCACCCCGACCGGCAGAGCCAGGGCCTCGGCCGACAGCTGCTGCACGCGCTGCTGGCCGACCTCCCCCAGCCGGCCGCCCTGCTGAGCACCCCGGACACCGACACCAAGGCCTTCCGGCTGTACCACGCCGACGGGTTCGTCGACCTGGCCCGCGGCTACCACTTCCCCGGCGACGCCCGTCCCTTCGCCATCCTGGGCGCGCGCCTGCCGCTCACCCGCCCGGCTGGGAAGGGCTGA
- a CDS encoding phytoene desaturase family protein: protein MGSGHNGLVAACHLARAGLRVEVVESDEVLGGAVSTVERWPGVRVDRGSSAHVIIRHSGVVEELELERFGLRYVDCDPWGFAPAPVPGDPGPDGRPLVFSVDLDATCASIAAACGDADAAAYRRFVEVWGPRSAAVVRAFGDRPAMTRLVRHLWPVGAPRRGQPRTPGGEIATDFLGSGDALLDRWFTSERLKAALAWFGAQSGPPMSEPGTAAMVGWVALLHDVPPGHPVGGSGGLTQALAARLASDGGRVTLGDGAARLLVDGPPDDRRVTGVQTVSGRRITAPVVVAACHVLATRALAGDDAPPALAEADPPLGNGFGLVLRCQTDALPNYPGAGEEALQGLQLLCTDRAQLARAHGDWLAGELPREPVPLAMSFSASDPTLAPAGQHVVTIWGQWYPYELADGSDWAEIADRAAQQLIAAVDRYAPGFGDSVQRLYVQTPLKLEQELSLLRGNVMHVEMSLASMFGFRPTPALSGHRVPGLGGLYLTGASTHPGGGVSGNSGRTAARVVLADRRPAARLRARLTGGAGRLARRRTAG, encoded by the coding sequence ATCGGCTCCGGGCACAACGGGCTCGTCGCCGCCTGCCACCTGGCCCGGGCCGGGCTGCGGGTGGAGGTGGTGGAGTCCGACGAGGTGCTCGGCGGTGCCGTCTCCACCGTCGAGCGCTGGCCCGGCGTCCGGGTCGACCGCGGGTCCAGCGCCCACGTGATCATCCGGCACAGCGGGGTGGTCGAGGAGCTGGAGCTCGAGCGCTTCGGCCTCCGCTACGTCGACTGCGACCCCTGGGGGTTCGCCCCCGCACCGGTGCCCGGCGACCCCGGTCCCGACGGCCGGCCGCTGGTCTTCTCCGTCGACCTCGACGCCACCTGCGCCTCCATCGCCGCCGCCTGCGGGGACGCCGACGCCGCGGCCTACCGCCGGTTCGTCGAGGTGTGGGGGCCGCGCAGCGCCGCCGTCGTCCGTGCCTTCGGCGACCGGCCGGCGATGACCCGGCTGGTCCGGCACCTGTGGCCGGTCGGCGCCCCCCGGCGCGGCCAGCCGCGCACCCCGGGCGGGGAGATCGCCACCGACTTCCTCGGCTCCGGCGACGCCCTGCTCGACCGCTGGTTCACCAGCGAACGGCTCAAGGCCGCCCTCGCCTGGTTCGGCGCCCAGTCCGGGCCCCCCATGTCCGAGCCCGGCACGGCGGCGATGGTCGGCTGGGTGGCGCTGCTGCACGACGTCCCGCCCGGCCACCCGGTCGGCGGCTCGGGCGGGCTCACCCAGGCACTGGCCGCCCGGCTGGCCAGTGACGGCGGCCGGGTCACCCTCGGGGACGGCGCGGCCCGCCTCCTCGTCGACGGGCCGCCCGACGACCGGCGGGTCACCGGGGTGCAGACCGTCTCCGGGCGGCGGATCACCGCACCGGTGGTCGTCGCCGCCTGCCACGTGCTGGCCACCCGGGCGCTGGCCGGCGACGACGCCCCGCCCGCACTGGCCGAGGCCGACCCGCCGCTGGGCAACGGCTTCGGCCTGGTGCTGCGCTGCCAGACCGACGCCCTGCCGAACTACCCCGGCGCGGGCGAGGAGGCGCTGCAGGGCCTGCAGCTGCTCTGCACCGACCGGGCCCAGCTGGCCCGGGCGCACGGCGACTGGCTGGCCGGCGAGCTGCCCCGGGAGCCGGTCCCGCTGGCCATGTCCTTCTCCGCGAGCGACCCGACCCTGGCCCCGGCCGGCCAGCACGTGGTCACCATCTGGGGGCAGTGGTACCCCTACGAGCTCGCCGACGGGTCGGACTGGGCGGAGATCGCCGACCGGGCCGCCCAGCAGCTGATCGCCGCGGTCGACCGGTACGCACCCGGCTTCGGCGACTCGGTACAGCGGCTGTACGTGCAGACCCCGCTGAAGCTGGAGCAGGAACTGTCCCTGCTGCGTGGCAACGTCATGCACGTGGAGATGAGCCTGGCCAGCATGTTCGGCTTCCGGCCGACCCCGGCGCTGTCCGGTCACCGGGTGCCGGGGCTGGGCGGGCTGTACCTCACCGGCGCCTCCACGCACCCCGGAGGCGGGGTCTCCGGCAACTCCGGCCGCACCGCCGCCCGGGTGGTGCTGGCCGACCGCCGGCCGGCCGCCCGGCTGCGGGCCCGGCTGACGGGCGGTGCCGGGCGTCTCGCGCGCCGGAGGACGGCGGGGTGA
- a CDS encoding carotenoid biosynthesis protein → MTGALTARRPGTDPAPLPWLPLALTVALLGTAIAYPLSSGSARDAVSWTIVLLGSAVSVSHATISRGARTGAGLLVLVGVVAVLFEALGLSTGFPYGEYRYSDMLGPTLLGVPFLVPLAWLMMAWPSWVLAARLTSRVRPARRRAARVAGAAYVFAGWDVVLDPQLVQAGYWRWANPEPGLPGIPTVPLTNLAGWLLAGLVLMSLLDVLVERTSRLPRIGDAAPLLTLGWMVLGGALAHAAWLDLPGSAVWGVVLAVPVLAVLAVQARRGRR, encoded by the coding sequence GTGACCGGGGCGCTCACCGCACGCCGGCCGGGCACCGACCCGGCTCCCCTGCCCTGGCTGCCGCTCGCGCTCACCGTCGCGCTGCTGGGCACCGCGATCGCCTACCCGCTCAGCAGCGGCTCCGCCCGCGACGCGGTCAGCTGGACGATCGTCCTGCTGGGGTCGGCGGTCTCGGTCAGCCACGCCACGATCAGCCGTGGCGCCCGCACCGGTGCCGGGCTGCTCGTCCTCGTCGGCGTCGTCGCGGTGCTGTTCGAGGCGCTCGGGCTCAGCACCGGCTTCCCCTACGGCGAGTACCGCTACAGCGACATGCTGGGGCCGACGCTGCTCGGGGTGCCCTTCCTGGTGCCGCTGGCCTGGCTGATGATGGCCTGGCCGAGCTGGGTGCTCGCCGCCCGGCTGACCTCGCGGGTGCGCCCCGCCCGGCGCCGGGCCGCCCGGGTGGCGGGAGCGGCCTACGTCTTCGCCGGCTGGGACGTCGTGCTCGACCCGCAGCTGGTGCAGGCCGGCTACTGGCGGTGGGCGAACCCGGAGCCCGGCCTGCCCGGCATCCCCACCGTGCCGCTCACCAACCTCGCCGGCTGGCTGCTGGCCGGACTGGTGCTGATGAGCCTGCTCGACGTGCTCGTCGAGCGCACCAGCCGGCTCCCCCGGATCGGCGACGCTGCGCCGCTGCTCACGCTGGGCTGGATGGTGCTGGGCGGGGCGCTGGCCCACGCTGCCTGGCTCGACCTCCCGGGATCGGCGGTCTGGGGCGTCGTCCTGGCGGTGCCGGTGCTCGCCGTCCTCGCCGTCCAGGCGCGGCGGGGCCGCCGGTGA
- a CDS encoding glycosyltransferase yields the protein MSAAWRRLLRVCAGLSVVAAVHAALNSRLLRRPPALPRPVARRVTVVVPARDEADQIEGCLAAVLDQRGVPGLRVVVVDDGSTDDTAARVVGVADPRVTLLPAIPPGPGWLGKPNACAQGAAAAHRAPSDGRAPSDHQATTDDRATTDDVLVFLDADVRLMPDAIASAVALLDDAALDLVSPWPRQLTGSAAERLVQPLQQWLWATLLPLRLAERSPRPSLAAANGQFLVVRRAAYDRAGGHGAVRGEVIEDVALLRAVKAAGGRGVVVDGSTLAACRMYDGWPGVRDGYTKSLWSAVGGHPAAAAGVAAGLSAVWLLPPLAALTGSRAGLVGYAAGVVNRAVVATRTGGRAWPDSLAHPVSIALLDVLVARSVAGHRNGSLRWRGRALSPAAAQRADLPAPILGR from the coding sequence GTGAGCGCGGCCTGGCGCCGGCTCCTGCGGGTGTGCGCCGGGCTGTCCGTGGTCGCCGCCGTCCACGCCGCGCTGAACAGCCGGCTCCTCCGCCGGCCACCGGCCCTGCCCCGGCCGGTCGCCCGGCGGGTGACCGTGGTGGTCCCGGCACGCGACGAGGCCGACCAGATCGAGGGCTGCCTGGCCGCCGTGCTCGACCAGCGCGGGGTGCCCGGCCTGCGGGTCGTGGTCGTCGACGACGGCTCCACCGACGACACCGCCGCGCGCGTGGTGGGCGTGGCCGATCCGCGGGTGACGTTGCTGCCCGCCATCCCGCCCGGGCCGGGCTGGCTCGGCAAGCCGAACGCGTGCGCCCAAGGCGCCGCTGCCGCTCACCGGGCGCCCTCGGACGGCCGGGCACCCTCGGACCACCAGGCGACCACCGACGACCGGGCGACCACCGACGACGTGCTGGTGTTCCTGGACGCCGACGTCCGGCTGATGCCCGACGCGATCGCCTCCGCGGTCGCCCTGCTCGACGACGCGGCACTCGACCTGGTCTCCCCCTGGCCGCGGCAGCTCACCGGCAGCGCGGCCGAGCGGCTGGTCCAGCCGCTGCAGCAGTGGCTGTGGGCCACCCTCCTGCCGCTGCGGCTGGCCGAGCGGTCACCACGACCGTCGCTGGCGGCGGCCAACGGCCAGTTCCTGGTGGTCCGCCGGGCCGCCTACGACCGGGCCGGCGGGCACGGCGCCGTGCGCGGTGAGGTGATCGAGGACGTCGCACTGCTGCGCGCGGTCAAGGCCGCCGGGGGCCGGGGCGTCGTCGTCGACGGGTCGACGCTGGCCGCCTGCCGGATGTACGACGGCTGGCCGGGGGTCCGGGACGGCTACACGAAGTCGCTGTGGTCGGCGGTCGGCGGTCACCCGGCGGCGGCCGCCGGTGTCGCCGCCGGGCTCAGCGCCGTCTGGCTGCTGCCGCCGCTGGCCGCGCTGACCGGCTCCCGCGCCGGCCTGGTCGGCTACGCCGCCGGGGTGGTCAACCGGGCCGTGGTCGCGACCCGCACGGGCGGCCGGGCCTGGCCGGACTCCCTGGCGCATCCGGTGTCGATCGCGCTGCTCGACGTGCTGGTCGCCCGCTCGGTGGCCGGTCACCGGAACGGGTCGCTCCGGTGGCGCGGGCGCGCCCTCTCCCCCGCCGCCGCCCAGCGGGCCGACCTCCCAGCACCCATCCTGGGCAGATGA
- a CDS encoding flavin reductase family protein, giving the protein MTEQSSPPRVSFDPAEMETSAFYRVLNSVVVPRPIAWVCSRSAEGVHNLAPHSFYTVACVDPPVVQFTSVGRKDSLRNVEDSGEFTISLTPEALFEQVNATATDFPPDQSEAEHTGVTLEPSDRIATMRVAQSPVTLECVLHATLRLGDSTVVFGRVVHVSAWDSVVRDGRPRIEQLQPLARLGGNEWSTIGEVKEIRRIPYRSWSEDPAIGDRLRGG; this is encoded by the coding sequence GTGACCGAGCAGAGCAGTCCGCCGCGCGTCTCCTTCGACCCGGCGGAGATGGAGACCTCGGCCTTCTACCGGGTGCTGAACTCGGTGGTGGTGCCCCGGCCGATCGCCTGGGTGTGCAGCCGCTCGGCCGAGGGCGTGCACAACCTGGCGCCGCACTCCTTCTACACGGTGGCCTGCGTCGACCCGCCGGTCGTCCAGTTCACCTCGGTGGGCCGCAAGGACTCGCTGCGCAACGTCGAGGACAGCGGCGAGTTCACCATCAGCCTCACCCCGGAGGCGCTGTTCGAGCAGGTCAACGCCACGGCGACGGACTTCCCGCCGGACCAGAGCGAGGCCGAGCACACCGGCGTCACCCTGGAACCCAGCGACCGGATCGCCACGATGCGGGTCGCCCAGTCGCCGGTGACCCTGGAGTGCGTGCTGCACGCGACGCTGCGGCTGGGCGACAGCACGGTGGTGTTCGGCCGGGTCGTGCACGTGTCGGCGTGGGACAGCGTCGTCCGGGACGGCCGGCCGCGGATCGAGCAGCTGCAGCCGCTGGCCCGGCTCGGCGGCAACGAGTGGTCGACCATCGGCGAGGTGAAGGAGATCCGCCGGATCCCCTACCGCAGCTGGAGCGAGGACCCGGCCATCGGCGACCGCCTGCGCGGCGGCTGA